A window of Candidatus Binatia bacterium contains these coding sequences:
- a CDS encoding AMP-binding protein: protein MTRKREVVALESALKKMIEEERTILTAFERSAEKYPDNTALIFLGTRFSYRRLRKLIDSFAAAASALGVKLQDRVLIYLPNSPQWIVAYLGLQKIGAVPVPVSPIYPPYELEFLLNHSVSKTVICADTNFGYVKEVLPKTGVERIVVTRVADLLPAGKRIFGKLFDKLLEGSVSRQEHLFFFRDLIRKYPPTLPQVDIDPKNHIAHILYTGGTTGFPKGVPHGHLELLSGIVGVREVYRAVVKESQNTLIMPLPLFHMFSQDMVFALGLHLGNTVVIAPKPSIDAASASIQAYKGTLFAGVPSLYRLILENERFEFYDLKSLKYCWSAGDALPAEVALRWKEKVGVAIYQVYGSTETVCMSVTPPDTTPAPRSVGRMIPTRVAKVLDPETLKSVAPEEGGELIVGSDYSYLKDGYLDNPAETQETFLRLDGRTWCRTGDYVKLDADGEIEFIDRRADLIKHKGYRVSAARVESVLQDHPAVVAACVVGVPDVIAGEQVKAFVIMKEDIRGVTAYDLLKHCRERLLPYEVPDYIEFRDMLPKSKVGKLLRREMRDEEQRKAART, encoded by the coding sequence TTGACGCGAAAGAGAGAGGTCGTTGCTTTGGAATCGGCGCTGAAAAAGATGATCGAGGAAGAGCGGACGATCCTCACGGCGTTCGAGCGCAGCGCGGAAAAATATCCGGACAACACCGCGCTGATATTTTTGGGCACGCGCTTCAGCTACCGCCGCTTGCGCAAGCTGATCGATAGCTTCGCCGCCGCCGCGAGCGCTCTCGGCGTCAAGCTCCAGGACCGGGTCCTGATCTACCTGCCGAACTCGCCGCAGTGGATCGTGGCTTATCTCGGGCTTCAGAAGATCGGCGCGGTGCCGGTTCCCGTCTCGCCGATTTATCCTCCGTACGAGCTCGAGTTTCTCCTGAACCACTCGGTCTCGAAGACGGTCATCTGCGCCGACACCAATTTTGGCTACGTCAAAGAGGTGCTGCCGAAGACCGGCGTCGAGCGGATCGTCGTGACGCGGGTCGCGGACCTGCTGCCTGCCGGAAAAAGAATTTTCGGCAAGCTCTTCGACAAACTCTTGGAAGGCTCCGTGAGCCGCCAGGAGCACTTATTTTTCTTCCGGGATTTAATCCGGAAATATCCGCCGACACTGCCACAGGTCGATATCGACCCGAAAAATCACATCGCCCACATCCTTTATACCGGCGGCACGACCGGCTTTCCCAAAGGCGTGCCCCACGGCCACCTGGAGTTGCTCAGCGGCATCGTCGGCGTGCGGGAAGTTTATCGGGCCGTGGTCAAGGAATCCCAAAACACGCTGATCATGCCGCTGCCGCTCTTTCACATGTTTTCCCAGGACATGGTGTTCGCGCTCGGCCTCCATCTCGGCAACACCGTCGTCATCGCTCCCAAGCCGAGCATCGACGCCGCTTCCGCGTCGATTCAGGCGTACAAGGGAACGCTTTTCGCCGGCGTCCCCAGCCTCTACCGGCTGATTTTGGAAAACGAGCGCTTCGAATTTTACGATCTCAAGAGCCTTAAATATTGCTGGAGCGCGGGCGACGCTCTTCCGGCGGAAGTGGCTTTGCGATGGAAAGAGAAAGTCGGCGTGGCTATCTATCAGGTCTATGGCTCAACCGAGACCGTCTGCATGTCGGTGACCCCGCCGGATACGACGCCCGCGCCGCGGAGCGTCGGCCGCATGATACCGACCCGGGTCGCCAAAGTTCTCGATCCGGAAACATTGAAGTCGGTCGCGCCGGAGGAAGGCGGCGAGTTGATCGTCGGTTCCGATTACTCCTATTTAAAGGACGGATATCTGGACAACCCGGCCGAAACCCAGGAAACGTTCCTCCGGCTCGACGGCAGGACGTGGTGCCGGACCGGAGACTACGTCAAGCTCGACGCCGACGGCGAGATCGAATTTATCGACCGCAGAGCGGATCTCATCAAGCATAAAGGGTATCGCGTCTCTGCCGCGCGGGTGGAATCCGTCCTCCAGGATCATCCGGCGGTCGTCGCGGCCTGCGTCGTCGGCGTGCCGGACGTGATCGCCGGCGAGCAGGTGAAGGCGTTCGTCATCATGAAGGAGGACATCCGCGGGGTGACCGCGTACGATCTTCTCAAGCACTGCCGCGAGCGCCTCCTTCCCTACGAAGTGCCGGACTATATAGAGTTTAGGGACATGCTGCCGAAATCCAAAGTCGGGAAGCTGCTCAGGCGCGAGATGCGCGACGAGGAGCAGAGAAAAGCGGCGCGGACGTAA
- a CDS encoding ATP-binding cassette domain-containing protein, producing the protein MELLTLKEISKSFGGVKALDRVSFSVAENEVVGIIGLNGSGKTTAVNVITGFTEPDSGEVRFKGKKITGLPPHKIATLGIARSFQTVRPFHNLPAYKNLIVPLYSPRIRKFTESGRWGDRDTVALDLLEEVGFERDSHVPYKPASTLPHGYLRRLELARCLALRPDLLITDELFSGLSSSEVSSMVPLIEKLQDRGMTLIMVEHRLRELFRLANRVVVMDRGHKVAEGPPAEIVENSTVKETYLGAEL; encoded by the coding sequence GTGGAGTTACTAACTCTAAAGGAAATTTCAAAAAGTTTCGGCGGCGTCAAGGCGCTCGACCGCGTGAGCTTCTCGGTGGCGGAAAACGAGGTCGTGGGCATCATCGGCCTCAACGGCTCGGGAAAAACCACGGCGGTGAACGTCATCACGGGATTCACCGAGCCCGACTCGGGCGAGGTCCGATTCAAGGGCAAAAAGATCACCGGTTTGCCGCCGCACAAGATCGCCACGCTCGGCATCGCGCGGAGCTTCCAGACGGTGCGGCCGTTCCACAATCTGCCGGCGTATAAAAATCTGATTGTGCCGCTCTATTCGCCGCGAATCAGAAAATTCACTGAGAGCGGCCGCTGGGGCGACCGCGACACCGTCGCCCTGGATCTATTGGAAGAGGTCGGCTTCGAGCGCGACTCGCACGTGCCGTACAAGCCGGCGTCGACGTTGCCGCATGGATATCTCCGGCGCTTGGAGCTCGCGCGCTGCCTCGCGCTCCGGCCGGATCTCCTCATCACCGACGAGCTTTTTTCCGGCTTGAGCAGCTCGGAGGTGTCGAGCATGGTGCCGCTGATTGAAAAGCTGCAGGATCGCGGCATGACCTTGATCATGGTGGAGCACCGCTTAAGGGAGCTTTTCCGCTTGGCGAATCGAGTGGTGGTGATGGACCGCGGACACAAGGTCGCCGAAGGGCCGCCGGCGGAGATCGTCGAGAACAGCACGGTGAAAGAAACCTATCTCGGAGCGGAGCTGTAG
- a CDS encoding branched-chain amino acid ABC transporter permease produces the protein MAKRLERIDRPIKVLTEDIYTLSSLRNMLYVAAPRLLPALLLFLVPLVTESLYIQRVATLTAIYALLALSWDFIAFSTGLVSLGQALFFGIGAYLAGLLNLNFGLPPSLTLLLATILGALISTALLAPCLPLRGIYFAMTTLVYPLLMARIIEATAIVGGTDGLVGVESFPDIRVERYLILIFLLAATFALRRFMTTDFGLVLRSISDNDQAVRASGINVTLYKLVALWIGSALGCFAGAYFTHLYMFVGLSAFSLDLSILPIACAVVGGIGTLAGPVLGAFILVPLAEMLRDLGTLRIVAYSLLLVALVLFKPEGIMSYLKRKYEQVERWVEV, from the coding sequence ATGGCCAAGCGTTTGGAAAGAATCGACCGGCCGATCAAAGTCCTGACGGAGGACATCTACACACTCAGCTCGCTCCGCAACATGCTCTACGTCGCCGCACCGCGGCTTCTGCCGGCGCTGCTGCTTTTTCTGGTTCCGCTGGTGACCGAGAGTCTCTACATTCAGAGAGTGGCGACGCTGACGGCCATCTATGCTCTGCTCGCGCTATCCTGGGATTTTATCGCGTTCTCCACCGGCCTGGTTTCTCTCGGCCAGGCCCTGTTCTTCGGCATCGGCGCCTATCTCGCCGGCCTGCTCAATCTAAATTTTGGCTTGCCGCCGTCGCTCACGCTCCTGCTTGCGACGATTCTCGGCGCGTTGATCTCGACGGCGCTGCTGGCGCCCTGCCTGCCGCTCCGGGGAATTTATTTTGCCATGACGACGCTCGTCTATCCGCTTCTCATGGCGCGCATTATCGAGGCGACCGCTATCGTCGGAGGGACGGATGGACTCGTCGGCGTGGAATCGTTTCCCGATATCCGGGTGGAGCGCTATCTCATTTTGATTTTTCTTCTCGCCGCGACGTTCGCGTTGCGGCGCTTCATGACGACGGACTTCGGCCTCGTCCTGCGCTCGATCAGCGACAACGATCAGGCGGTCAGGGCCTCGGGCATCAACGTGACGCTCTACAAGCTCGTTGCGCTCTGGATCGGCTCGGCGCTCGGCTGCTTCGCCGGCGCCTATTTCACGCATCTCTACATGTTCGTCGGCCTCTCGGCCTTCTCGCTCGATCTCTCGATCCTGCCGATCGCCTGCGCCGTCGTCGGCGGCATCGGGACCTTGGCAGGCCCCGTGCTCGGGGCCTTTATCCTGGTGCCGCTGGCGGAGATGCTGCGCGACCTCGGCACGCTCCGGATCGTCGCTTACAGTCTGCTCCTCGTCGCGCTGGTTCTCTTCAAGCCGGAGGGGATCATGAGTTACTTGAAACGCAAGTACGAGCAGGTGGAACGTTGGGTGGAGGTATAA
- a CDS encoding branched-chain amino acid ABC transporter permease → MLPSLLVYGLINSVTLALTALGFSLTYGISRVANFAHGALYVLAGFAAWFFLNRLRLNYYLAALLAILFIALVGAAIYRLALVRVRGMPLLEIIVTFALGTAALEALRYFGFLGSNYSLPPLFRGTVDLLNVPVDAQRLAIVALGGALVFLLWLFTHHTRIGLAFRAMAQDEQAAMMLGIDSDTMATLSLAIGAALVGLAAIVVLPLGFLATESGANVLVSAIAVCILGGLESTAGVIVASLLIGYAQILTVAYLGPHYQMIVALFAILMTLILKPSGLFGKHKELEERV, encoded by the coding sequence ATGCTGCCATCGCTGCTCGTCTATGGCCTGATCAACAGCGTCACTCTGGCCCTAACCGCGCTCGGTTTTTCCCTTACCTACGGCATCAGCCGGGTCGCCAACTTCGCGCATGGCGCGCTTTACGTCCTGGCCGGTTTTGCCGCGTGGTTTTTTCTCAACCGCCTGCGGCTGAATTATTACCTCGCCGCGCTGCTGGCGATTTTATTCATCGCGCTCGTCGGCGCGGCGATTTATCGCTTGGCGCTCGTGCGCGTGCGCGGCATGCCGCTCCTGGAAATCATCGTGACGTTCGCGTTGGGCACGGCGGCGCTGGAGGCGCTGCGTTATTTCGGCTTTCTCGGTTCGAATTATAGCCTGCCGCCGCTCTTTCGCGGCACCGTCGACCTGCTGAACGTCCCGGTGGACGCGCAGCGCCTCGCGATCGTCGCGCTCGGCGGCGCGCTGGTTTTTCTTCTCTGGCTCTTCACGCACCATACCCGCATCGGCCTCGCCTTCCGCGCGATGGCCCAGGACGAGCAAGCCGCGATGATGCTGGGTATCGATTCGGATACCATGGCGACGCTCAGCCTCGCGATCGGCGCCGCTCTCGTCGGGCTTGCCGCCATCGTCGTGCTCCCGCTCGGTTTCCTCGCCACCGAGTCGGGCGCCAACGTTCTCGTTTCCGCCATCGCCGTCTGCATTCTCGGCGGGCTGGAGAGCACGGCCGGCGTGATCGTCGCGAGCCTGCTCATCGGCTACGCGCAGATTCTCACCGTCGCGTACCTCGGGCCGCACTATCAAATGATCGTCGCCCTCTTTGCGATCCTGATGACGTTGATCCTGAAGCCTTCCGGCTTGTTCGGAAAGCACAAAGAGCTTGAGGAGAGAGTGTAA
- a CDS encoding cupin domain-containing protein encodes MANPPPRYEKPRKFLRGIESITYSLTEMRRQWLAAVPRVITKDYRDYLGAGAREKNIVSPTNEPFVTHSVQAHFVTLGPGARDKGHGHQNEAFFFILEGRGFDVHDGERYDWETGDAVAVHNDSVHWHNNADPEHGMVALVMKAKPLWIFLGLHQQGPIGTAPSKEDDRWGPPVDFPIIRAPEDVKLKKVIKPADTPWQVTPHGKIRLLADATVPLRVKAIDVHLQEIPGGSRSGRQWQMQDELFYVLEGNGYDLHWEVDVEITDKYHARIAKEPSRWEWKQGDMVYIPHNTIHQHFNAEPGKPVRLISGSNRIYKQIGYSRVEQLENAPEY; translated from the coding sequence ATGGCCAATCCACCACCGAGATATGAAAAACCTCGTAAATTTCTAAGAGGCATCGAGAGCATAACCTACTCGCTCACGGAGATGCGCCGCCAGTGGCTCGCTGCGGTGCCGCGCGTGATCACGAAAGACTACCGCGACTATCTCGGCGCCGGCGCGCGCGAGAAGAACATCGTGAGCCCCACAAATGAGCCGTTTGTCACGCACAGCGTCCAGGCGCACTTCGTGACTCTGGGTCCGGGCGCGCGCGATAAGGGGCACGGCCATCAGAACGAGGCGTTCTTTTTCATCCTCGAAGGACGCGGCTTCGATGTGCACGACGGCGAGCGCTACGACTGGGAGACCGGCGACGCAGTCGCAGTGCACAACGACTCGGTCCACTGGCACAACAACGCCGACCCCGAGCATGGCATGGTGGCGCTGGTGATGAAGGCGAAGCCGCTGTGGATTTTTTTGGGACTCCACCAACAGGGGCCGATAGGCACCGCGCCTTCAAAAGAAGACGACCGCTGGGGCCCGCCGGTCGATTTTCCGATCATCCGCGCGCCGGAAGACGTGAAGCTCAAGAAGGTCATCAAGCCGGCGGATACGCCGTGGCAGGTTACGCCGCATGGAAAGATCCGTCTACTGGCGGATGCGACCGTGCCGCTGCGCGTGAAGGCGATCGACGTCCACTTGCAAGAAATTCCCGGCGGCAGCCGCTCCGGCCGGCAGTGGCAGATGCAGGACGAGCTGTTCTACGTGCTGGAGGGCAACGGCTACGATCTCCACTGGGAAGTCGACGTCGAGATCACCGACAAATACCACGCCCGAATCGCCAAGGAGCCGAGCCGCTGGGAGTGGAAGCAGGGAGACATGGTCTACATTCCGCACAACACGATCCATCAGCACTTCAACGCCGAGCCGGGCAAACCGGTGCGGCTGATCTCCGGTTCGAACCGGATTTATAAACAGATCGGCTACTCTCGCGTGGAGCAGTTGGAGAACGCGCCGGAGTATTGA
- a CDS encoding extracellular solute-binding protein, translated as MKTEIGNFVAVGLLLLGLFFDAAALPAAETKQAEWERIVRAAEQEGQVVVYIAGYEAVIEAGAFQKAYPKIKVVTVTGSGTQLAPRIASERRAEKYLADVYNGGGNSLYQVLHLGKMLEPIKPALLMPEVTDETKWWEGRHKYVDPEGMYILVYEGDVRSGGGGAYNTKLLNVKDYKSYWDFLTPKLKGKIVAMDLRQVRGTSTPWQYLYYNTLLGPPYLKRLYGEMEVVMSADLRQAVDWLATGKVVVCLPCQSSAVAKADNQGLSVDMFEPFQFKEGVSISSAFGQLALMNRAPHPNAAKVFVNWLLSREGQTVFQKVMSQPGDARDSRRVDVPKDHVPPAERRRDGMKYFDIDDLNTKDIRPVTKLLDEILAAKK; from the coding sequence ATGAAGACGGAAATCGGTAACTTCGTAGCCGTCGGACTCTTGCTACTGGGATTATTCTTTGATGCCGCCGCGCTTCCGGCGGCGGAAACGAAGCAAGCGGAATGGGAGAGGATCGTGCGCGCCGCCGAGCAAGAGGGACAGGTCGTCGTCTACATCGCCGGTTACGAGGCCGTGATCGAAGCGGGCGCGTTCCAGAAGGCTTATCCCAAGATCAAAGTCGTCACCGTGACCGGCTCGGGCACGCAGCTCGCCCCGCGCATCGCGTCCGAGCGGCGCGCGGAAAAATATCTCGCCGATGTTTACAACGGCGGCGGAAACTCGCTCTATCAGGTCCTCCACCTGGGAAAAATGCTTGAGCCGATCAAGCCCGCGCTGCTCATGCCCGAAGTTACCGACGAGACCAAGTGGTGGGAGGGCCGGCACAAATACGTGGACCCCGAGGGCATGTACATCCTTGTCTATGAGGGCGATGTTCGCAGCGGCGGCGGGGGAGCCTACAACACGAAGCTCTTGAACGTGAAGGACTACAAATCCTATTGGGATTTTTTAACTCCCAAGCTCAAGGGAAAGATCGTCGCCATGGACTTGCGGCAAGTGAGGGGGACGAGTACGCCGTGGCAATACCTTTACTATAACACGCTGCTCGGGCCGCCGTATTTGAAGCGCCTTTACGGCGAGATGGAGGTCGTCATGTCGGCGGATTTGCGCCAGGCCGTCGACTGGCTGGCTACGGGTAAGGTGGTCGTTTGTCTTCCATGCCAGAGCTCCGCCGTAGCGAAAGCGGACAATCAAGGGCTTTCCGTGGACATGTTCGAGCCGTTTCAGTTCAAGGAAGGTGTCTCGATCTCTTCGGCGTTCGGCCAACTGGCGCTGATGAATCGCGCGCCGCACCCCAACGCGGCCAAAGTCTTCGTCAATTGGCTGCTGTCGCGGGAAGGCCAGACCGTTTTCCAGAAAGTCATGAGCCAGCCGGGCGATGCGCGCGACTCGCGGCGCGTCGACGTGCCGAAGGACCACGTTCCTCCGGCGGAGCGGCGCAGAGACGGCATGAAATATTTCGATATCGACGATCTGAATACAAAAGACATCCGGCCGGTCACGAAATTGCTCGACGAAATCCTGGCGGCGAAGAAGTGA
- a CDS encoding group II intron maturase-specific domain-containing protein, translating into MPLPQLIEELNGHLGGWANYFSYGYPRQGFREINAYVRERLTQHVRRRSQRPFRPPEGVSYYEHFNRMGLLYL; encoded by the coding sequence ATGCCGCTGCCGCAACTCATCGAGGAGCTCAACGGACATCTTGGGGGTTGGGCGAACTACTTTAGCTATGGTTATCCGCGCCAAGGGTTTCGAGAGATCAATGCCTACGTACGTGAGCGTCTTACGCAACACGTGAGACGTAGAAGCCAGCGGCCCTTTAGGCCACCCGAGGGAGTCAGCTACTACGAGCACTTCAACCGCATGGGTCTGCTGTACTTGTAG
- the ltrA gene encoding group II intron reverse transcriptase/maturase, which translates to MDENPTTEELKLAEAKAEGEPLGKLSLLRRKLSQKAKAEPKFRFYALYDRIYRKDVLWAAWEKVRGNGGAAGLDGVSIEGIEKAAGGAERLVDRLHRELRPKIYKPKAVRRVYIDKPDGRKRPLGIPTVGDRVVQTACLLILEPIFEADFEECSYGFRPERNAHQALEEIRGHIRAGYQAVYDADLKSYFDSIPHERLLACVRMRVVDRSVLKLIDRWLKAPVVESVEGRGGGDGVTGKRNRKGTPQGGVISPLLSNLYLHWFDKVFHRVSGPAYWANARLVRYADDFVVLARYQGEKLQGWIESKLEEWMGLEINRDKTRVMNLKREGEKLDFLGYTFRYDRDLRGKRHRYLNVTISEKALRAAEAA; encoded by the coding sequence TTGGATGAAAATCCCACTACGGAAGAGCTGAAGCTTGCCGAGGCCAAGGCCGAAGGCGAGCCTTTGGGGAAACTTTCTCTTTTGAGACGTAAGCTTAGTCAGAAGGCCAAGGCGGAGCCGAAGTTTCGGTTTTACGCATTGTATGACCGGATCTATCGGAAAGACGTGCTTTGGGCGGCATGGGAGAAGGTGCGGGGGAATGGTGGAGCAGCCGGCCTTGATGGCGTGAGTATCGAGGGAATCGAGAAAGCCGCCGGAGGAGCCGAGCGGTTGGTAGACAGACTTCACCGGGAGCTTCGGCCCAAGATCTATAAGCCCAAGGCGGTACGGCGCGTCTACATCGACAAACCGGACGGGAGGAAGAGGCCGCTGGGAATCCCGACGGTAGGCGACCGGGTAGTGCAGACGGCATGTTTGCTGATCTTGGAGCCGATCTTTGAGGCGGACTTTGAGGAGTGTAGCTACGGGTTTCGCCCTGAGAGAAATGCACACCAGGCGCTCGAGGAGATACGCGGTCACATACGGGCCGGGTATCAAGCGGTGTATGACGCCGATCTTAAGAGCTACTTTGATTCGATCCCTCATGAGCGGCTTTTGGCGTGCGTCAGGATGCGGGTGGTGGATCGATCGGTGCTCAAGCTGATTGATAGGTGGCTTAAAGCGCCGGTCGTGGAGTCGGTCGAAGGAAGAGGCGGAGGAGATGGGGTGACGGGCAAGCGCAACCGCAAGGGAACGCCGCAAGGGGGAGTGATTTCCCCCTTGTTGTCGAATCTGTATCTTCACTGGTTCGACAAGGTGTTTCATCGAGTGTCGGGACCGGCCTATTGGGCAAACGCCCGGCTGGTCCGATATGCCGATGACTTTGTGGTGTTGGCGCGTTATCAGGGAGAGAAGCTTCAGGGGTGGATCGAATCGAAGCTCGAAGAGTGGATGGGGCTTGAGATCAATCGGGACAAGACGCGGGTGATGAACCTTAAGCGAGAAGGAGAGAAGCTCGATTTCTTGGGTTACACGTTTCGCTATGACCGCGATTTGAGAGGCAAGCGCCACCGTTATCTCAACGTGACCATATCGGAGAAGGCTCTGAGAGCGGCAGAAGCTGCGTGA
- a CDS encoding ABC transporter substrate-binding protein, giving the protein MRKKTHRLSWMIGVAAMTLLVFSATVGFAQQKAQPIVIGAPLSTQYLYGWDAQRAMALAVEEINAKGGAQVGSARRPLRLETLDTRDLEPGVPLSEALLVVEKLILEKKADVLMGGPVRSEAALAAMDLIAKYKKVSILTTGALTPAYHRRIGENYVKYKYLFRITSEAGQLAKEAMDLFESLKQEHGFDSIFIMVQDVAHARAIADIVGKNLGAKGWKILGTEVYPTGALDYSTGLLKARDQKAQILFVWMDHPEIAILVKQWKDLKIPALPIAGISSAVEQPGGWAATDGAVAYWIASPANAGNAPSNATPLTMKFYEAYKKRWLVEPEGYGTSSSYTAVYVLADAIRRAGSLDADKLVAALEKTDMLSVYGKIAFDPKSHQVIPSYNPKEGAVGTWFQWQDQKRIVVWPSPIAMGKVRMPPGVTAKGEAK; this is encoded by the coding sequence CTTCGCCCAGCAGAAAGCGCAGCCGATCGTCATCGGCGCTCCGCTCTCGACGCAATATCTCTACGGTTGGGACGCGCAAAGGGCGATGGCGCTCGCGGTCGAAGAGATCAACGCCAAGGGCGGCGCGCAGGTAGGGAGCGCGCGCCGGCCGCTCAGGCTCGAAACGCTCGACACCAGGGACTTGGAGCCCGGCGTGCCGCTCTCCGAAGCGCTGCTGGTCGTGGAAAAATTAATTTTGGAAAAAAAGGCGGACGTTCTCATGGGCGGGCCCGTGCGCTCCGAGGCGGCGCTGGCGGCGATGGATCTCATCGCCAAATATAAGAAGGTATCGATCTTGACGACCGGCGCGCTGACCCCGGCCTACCATCGGCGCATCGGGGAGAATTACGTCAAATATAAATATCTCTTCCGCATCACCAGCGAGGCCGGACAACTGGCGAAAGAAGCGATGGATTTATTCGAGAGCTTGAAGCAGGAGCACGGCTTCGATTCGATCTTCATCATGGTGCAGGACGTGGCGCACGCGCGCGCGATCGCCGACATCGTGGGGAAAAATCTCGGCGCGAAAGGATGGAAGATCCTGGGGACGGAAGTTTATCCAACGGGCGCGCTCGATTATTCGACCGGCTTGCTGAAGGCGCGCGACCAAAAGGCGCAGATTCTTTTCGTCTGGATGGACCATCCGGAGATCGCGATTTTGGTGAAGCAGTGGAAGGACTTGAAAATTCCGGCGCTCCCGATCGCAGGCATCTCCAGCGCGGTGGAACAGCCCGGCGGCTGGGCGGCGACCGACGGCGCGGTCGCCTACTGGATCGCCTCGCCCGCCAACGCCGGCAACGCGCCGTCCAACGCGACGCCGCTCACGATGAAATTTTACGAGGCGTATAAGAAGCGCTGGCTGGTCGAGCCGGAGGGCTACGGGACATCCAGCAGCTACACCGCCGTCTATGTCCTGGCGGACGCCATCCGGCGCGCCGGCTCGCTCGACGCCGACAAGCTCGTCGCGGCGTTGGAGAAGACCGACATGCTTTCGGTTTACGGAAAAATCGCCTTCGATCCCAAGAGCCATCAGGTTATCCCGAGCTACAATCCCAAAGAAGGCGCCGTCGGCACCTGGTTCCAGTGGCAGGACCAAAAGCGGATCGTCGTCTGGCCGAGCCCGATCGCGATGGGGAAGGTCCGGATGCCTCCCGGAGTGACGGCGAAGGGCGAAGCGAAGTGA
- a CDS encoding ATP-binding cassette domain-containing protein: MKRLMLDVENLMVFYENGLAVNNVTLNVGESEIVGLLGSNGAGKSTLMYTISGIILDRKIKEERRGGEKITVVGQVSYQGRDIGAMKPSRRVRDGIVLCPERRRIFPESTVLENLKIGATLRSRAEAKQTLAYVWDLFPTLFELRRRTAGFLSGGEQQMLAIGRALMAKPSLLLLDEPLLGLAPALQIKVIDAVRNIGQLGITVLVADQYARPLLPVIDRGYVIESGSITVEGTGKELMNNPHVRAAYFGI; this comes from the coding sequence GTGAAGCGACTTATGCTCGACGTCGAAAACCTCATGGTCTTTTACGAGAACGGCCTCGCCGTCAACAACGTGACCTTGAACGTCGGCGAGTCGGAGATCGTCGGCCTGCTGGGCTCGAACGGGGCCGGCAAATCGACTCTGATGTACACGATCTCGGGCATCATCCTGGATCGAAAGATCAAAGAGGAGAGACGAGGCGGCGAGAAGATCACCGTGGTGGGGCAGGTGAGCTACCAAGGGCGCGATATCGGCGCAATGAAACCGAGCCGCCGCGTAAGAGACGGGATCGTCCTTTGCCCGGAGCGCAGGCGCATCTTTCCCGAAAGCACCGTGCTGGAGAATCTCAAGATCGGCGCGACGCTGAGAAGCCGCGCTGAGGCGAAACAGACTCTGGCTTACGTCTGGGATCTGTTTCCCACTCTCTTCGAGTTGCGCCGCCGGACGGCGGGATTCTTGAGCGGCGGCGAGCAGCAGATGCTCGCGATCGGCCGGGCGCTGATGGCGAAGCCGAGCCTGCTGTTGTTGGACGAACCGCTGCTCGGCCTCGCGCCCGCGCTCCAGATCAAAGTCATCGACGCGGTCCGAAACATCGGCCAACTGGGAATCACCGTCCTCGTCGCCGATCAATACGCCCGGCCGCTGCTGCCGGTGATCGACCGAGGCTACGTGATCGAAAGCGGCTCGATTACGGTAGAAGGGACGGGCAAGGAGTTGATGAACAACCCGCACGTCAGGGCGGCCTATTTTGGTATATAG